The Aerococcus loyolae genome contains the following window.
ATTGTTGACTGAAATCGCTCAGGTCTACGCGACAATTAAGCTCTCATTAGCTTAAATTAAAGGACAGTAAATAGCAATTTTAAAGCATGGCTTTTAACTCTAGTTATATAACCGTTCAGTCATTAAAGACTTCTTAAAAAGGCATAGCTAAAGGCTACCAAAGCGAGTGTAAGCGCTGACAAAATCAAGTCACTTGTGCTATTCTTAAGGAGTCAAGAAAATACCAAAGAGAAAGAAGGAATGCAAACATGAGTGAATTTAAAGAATTAACTTTTAAACCTGGCACCTATCATGTGCGTGCTAATGGACATAACGGCTCCCTCCCCATGACAGTTGAGTTATCTGAACACCGAATCGAAAAAATCGAAGTCGATTCTAGCGGGGAAACCAAGGGAATCGCTAGCCCGGTCTTTACTGAAGTGCCCCAAGACATTATCGCTGGGCAAACCTTAAATGTAGATACCGTTTCTGGTGCTACCGTGTCTAGCCACGGCATTATCGATGGAGTGGCTGACGCTGTTAAAGAAGCCGGCGCTGATCCAGAAGTCTTACGCCAACGTCCTAAACCTGAAAAAGAAACAGCCCAAGACGAAAACTTGGAAACGGATGTGGTAGTCGTTGGTGGTGGTGGTGCTGGTTTATCCGCAGCTGCTGCTAGTTTACAAAACGGTAAGAAGGTTATCTTACTGGAAAAATTCCCTGTGATCGGGGGAAATACCGTCCGTACCGGTGGCCCAATGAACGCTGCTGACCCTGAATGGCAAAATGAATTCAAGGCCCTCCCTGGTGAAGACCACACCCTAGAAGAAATCTACAATCTTGATGAAAGTGAAATCGACCAAGAATACCTGGAAGACTTCCGTGAACTAAGAAAGCAAATTAAGGCTTACTTAGACGAAGTTGAAGGTAAGGATGAATACCTCTTCGACTCCACCCTCTTACACCGGATTCAAACCTACCTCGGTGGTAAGCGGACTGACCTCAAGGGTAATCAAGTCTATGGGAACTACGACCTGGTCAAGACCTTAACCGATAACGTTTTGGACTCCGTTCACTGGTTATCAGACATTGGGGTGGACTTCAACTACAAGAGTGTGGAAATGCCAGTTGGGGCAATGTGGCGGCGTGGTCACCAACCAACCAGTGACAACGGCTATGCCTATGTCAAGAACCTCGAAAAATTCATCTTAGACAATGGCGGCCAAATCATCACTGATGCCCGCGTTAAAGAATTATTAGTAGAAAACGACCGTGTGGTTGGGGTGAAAGCAGACCACCAAGGCGCTAGCTTAACCGTTAATGCCAAAGCCGTTGTTCTAGGTTCTGGTGGTTTTGGGGCCAACACCAAGATGCTCCAAGAATACAACACCTACTGGGAACGGATTGACGATGATATTAAAACCTCTAACTCCCCTGCCATCACTGGTGACGGGATTCAATTAGGAGAACAAGTCCACGCTGACTTAGTCGACATGGGCATGATCCAAATGCTCCCAACCTGTGACCCAGAAACCGGAGCACTCTTCACCGGTCTCCAAGTTCCACCAGCAAACTTCCTCATGGTCAACCAAGAAGGCAAACGTTTCGTTAATGAATTTGGTACCCGGGATGAAATTTCCAAGGCAGCCATCGCTAACGGCAGTCTCTTCTACTTAATTGCTGACGATGAAATTAAGAAGACAGCCTACAATACCAGCCAAGAAAAAATCGACCAACAAGTAAAAGACGGTACCCTCTACCGGGCTGATACCATTGGCGAATTAGCCGAACAAATTGGCATCGACCCAAGTGTGCTAGAAGAAACCGTAGCTACCTATAATTCTTATGTGGACCAAGGGGAAGACCCT
Protein-coding sequences here:
- a CDS encoding flavocytochrome c, whose translation is MSEFKELTFKPGTYHVRANGHNGSLPMTVELSEHRIEKIEVDSSGETKGIASPVFTEVPQDIIAGQTLNVDTVSGATVSSHGIIDGVADAVKEAGADPEVLRQRPKPEKETAQDENLETDVVVVGGGGAGLSAAAASLQNGKKVILLEKFPVIGGNTVRTGGPMNAADPEWQNEFKALPGEDHTLEEIYNLDESEIDQEYLEDFRELRKQIKAYLDEVEGKDEYLFDSTLLHRIQTYLGGKRTDLKGNQVYGNYDLVKTLTDNVLDSVHWLSDIGVDFNYKSVEMPVGAMWRRGHQPTSDNGYAYVKNLEKFILDNGGQIITDARVKELLVENDRVVGVKADHQGASLTVNAKAVVLGSGGFGANTKMLQEYNTYWERIDDDIKTSNSPAITGDGIQLGEQVHADLVDMGMIQMLPTCDPETGALFTGLQVPPANFLMVNQEGKRFVNEFGTRDEISKAAIANGSLFYLIADDEIKKTAYNTSQEKIDQQVKDGTLYRADTIGELAEQIGIDPSVLEETVATYNSYVDQGEDPDFHKNAFDLKVEVAPFYATPRKPAVHHTMGGLKIDTDAHVINQDGEIIKGLYAAGEVAGGVHAGNRLGGNALADIFTYGRIAGKNASQEA